One Clostridium sp. CM027 genomic window carries:
- a CDS encoding VanZ family protein: protein MNKRERIKTVFLYGVFICYILLLSKILLLSRISHLEHRSINLIPFYSIMQYISGSSANIKAFAFGNVGGNIVIFIPLGTYLSLFKNDKRVITNLLFIFIVSLFVEIIQGLLGIGASDIDDIFLNCLGGLIGILGYKFLLCILRDEKKVHTAITILSAIGLPCILYYLFMVRMRF, encoded by the coding sequence ATGAATAAACGAGAGAGAATTAAAACAGTCTTTTTATATGGTGTTTTCATTTGTTACATACTTTTATTAAGTAAAATATTGTTGTTATCAAGAATTTCGCATTTGGAGCATAGGTCAATCAATCTCATTCCTTTTTATAGTATAATGCAATATATATCTGGCAGTTCTGCGAATATAAAAGCATTTGCTTTTGGTAATGTGGGTGGCAATATAGTTATTTTTATTCCACTTGGTACATATTTGTCATTATTCAAAAATGATAAAAGAGTAATAACCAATTTGTTGTTTATATTTATAGTGAGTTTGTTTGTTGAAATCATTCAGGGGCTTTTAGGCATTGGAGCATCAGACATTGATGATATATTTCTAAATTGTTTGGGTGGATTGATTGGTATTTTAGGGTATAAGTTTTTATTGTGTATATTACGAGATGAGAAAAAAGTACATACTGCAATCACAATACTATCTGCCATCGGATTACCTTGTATATTATATTATTTATTCATGGTGAGAATGAGATTCTGA
- a CDS encoding LacI family DNA-binding transcriptional regulator, with product MTVTISDIAQKSKVSHATVSRVLNNSGYVKDETRKKVQKVIKDLNYTPSAIARSLSKSKTNTIGVIVPDINNLFFGEIIKGVTEIADEHNLNIILCDTDENKDKELKAINVLKQQRIQGLLITPTFYKDSGNSENLNALKSLEIPIILIDGHVEYLDFSGVFIDHIKGAYAGTTTLIEAGHTKIAIITGNMNSRPAKERLLGYEKALEANNIPVAKEYIFYGDYKYETAYEITKQILKMDNRPTAIFVSSNTMILGCIKAFYEEKIDVPRDMAIIGFDKLDMLNIIGMDISFINGPSIELGRIGMRMLLENLNSNKPTEIKRVTILPEILLKGSERYIGNNFIKNKGED from the coding sequence ATGACAGTGACAATAAGTGATATTGCGCAAAAGTCTAAAGTATCACATGCAACAGTGTCAAGAGTGTTAAACAATTCAGGTTATGTAAAAGATGAAACAAGAAAAAAAGTTCAAAAGGTAATAAAAGATCTAAATTATACACCTAGTGCTATAGCTAGAAGCCTATCCAAAAGTAAAACTAATACTATTGGAGTTATAGTTCCTGATATAAACAATTTGTTTTTTGGGGAGATTATTAAAGGTGTAACTGAAATTGCGGATGAACATAATCTAAATATAATTCTTTGTGATACTGATGAGAATAAAGATAAGGAACTAAAAGCTATTAATGTTCTTAAGCAGCAAAGGATTCAAGGACTCCTTATAACTCCAACGTTCTACAAAGATTCAGGTAATAGTGAAAACTTAAATGCTCTTAAAAGCTTAGAAATTCCAATAATTTTAATTGATGGGCATGTTGAGTATCTTGATTTTAGTGGAGTTTTTATAGATCATATAAAAGGGGCTTATGCTGGAACAACTACTTTAATAGAAGCAGGTCACACAAAAATTGCTATAATTACAGGAAATATGAATTCTAGACCTGCAAAAGAACGATTGCTAGGATATGAAAAAGCATTAGAAGCTAATAATATTCCTGTAGCAAAGGAATATATTTTTTATGGTGACTACAAATATGAAACTGCTTATGAAATCACAAAGCAAATATTGAAAATGGATAATAGACCTACTGCTATTTTTGTAAGTAGTAATACCATGATTTTGGGATGCATAAAAGCTTTTTATGAAGAAAAAATAGATGTACCGCGTGATATGGCGATTATTGGGTTTGATAAGCTTGATATGTTAAATATAATAGGGATGGACATTAGTTTTATTAATGGGCCATCTATTGAACTTGGCAGAATTGGTATGAGAATGTTATTAGAAAATTTAAATAGTAACAAGCCTACCGAAATTAAAAGAGTAACTATTTTGCCAGAGATTCTCTTAAAAGGATCAGAAAGGTATATAGGAAATAATTTTATAAAAAATAAAGGAGAAGATTAA
- the deoC gene encoding deoxyribose-phosphate aldolase, with protein MKIEQYIDHTLLKQEACEDQIIKVCSEAKEYGFASVCANAYYASLVRKELEGSNVKTCIVVGFPLGATTKEVKAFEAKQAIENGAQEIDMVVNVGAIKSNKFDVVKDEIKAVVGACKGYALVKVIIETCLLTDAQKVRVCQIAKEAGADFVKTSTGFSTGGATIHDVKLMRETVGPEMGVKASGAVRTAEDAKAVIEAGASRVGASSSIAIVQGFK; from the coding sequence ATGAAAATAGAACAATATATAGACCATACACTATTAAAACAAGAAGCCTGCGAGGACCAAATTATAAAAGTTTGTTCTGAAGCTAAAGAATACGGATTTGCTTCAGTATGTGCTAATGCATATTACGCATCACTTGTAAGAAAAGAATTAGAAGGAAGTAACGTAAAAACTTGTATCGTTGTTGGTTTTCCACTGGGAGCTACAACAAAAGAAGTTAAAGCATTTGAAGCAAAACAAGCAATTGAAAATGGTGCGCAGGAAATAGATATGGTAGTTAATGTTGGTGCTATAAAATCAAACAAGTTTGATGTAGTAAAAGATGAAATTAAAGCAGTAGTTGGTGCTTGTAAAGGATACGCACTAGTAAAGGTAATAATAGAAACTTGTCTTTTAACAGATGCACAAAAAGTTAGGGTATGTCAAATAGCTAAAGAAGCTGGAGCGGACTTCGTAAAAACTTCAACAGGATTTTCAACAGGTGGAGCAACAATTCATGATGTAAAATTAATGAGAGAGACTGTAGGACCAGAAATGGGAGTTAAAGCGTCTGGAGCAGTAAGGACAGCTGAAGATGCAAAAGCTGTTATTGAAGCAGGCGCTAGTAGAGTAGGAGCTAGTAGTTCTATAGCAATAGTCCAGGGATTTAAATAG
- a CDS encoding pyrimidine-nucleoside phosphorylase, with product MRMNDLIIKKRNGNELTTEEINFFVGGYTDGTIPDYQVSALLMAIYFQKMNKRETKDLTMAMVNSGETIDLSSIEGVKVDKHSTGGVGDTTTLILGPIVAAAGVPVAKMSGRGLGHTGGTIDKLESFEGFSVAMSIEKFMQNVNKAKIAIGGQTADLAPADKKIYALRDVTGTVDNMSLIAGSIMSKKIASGADAIVLDVKTGSGAFMKNEDDAFELAREMVDIGTNVGRNTIGVITDMDQPLGYAVGNALEVKEAIDTLKGEGPEDLTELCLTLGAHMLVLGGKATDAQQARKVLVDIIKSGKGIQKLRELVVSQGGNPAYVDDPSIFPVPAIIEPIISIHEGYVKGIKADDIGKAALVLGAGRETKESKIDLSVGIVLHKKIGDFVNKGEAIATVYASSVEKQKLSVKMVLDAYEIVQEKIIAKSLIKGIVTKDGTTRF from the coding sequence ATGAGAATGAATGATTTAATAATAAAAAAAAGAAATGGCAACGAACTTACTACAGAAGAAATTAATTTTTTTGTTGGCGGATATACAGATGGAACTATCCCGGATTATCAAGTTTCAGCATTGCTTATGGCTATATACTTTCAAAAAATGAATAAGAGAGAAACTAAAGATTTAACAATGGCAATGGTGAATAGTGGTGAAACTATTGATTTATCGTCTATTGAAGGTGTAAAGGTTGATAAGCATAGTACTGGTGGTGTAGGTGATACAACTACTTTAATTCTTGGGCCTATTGTTGCAGCAGCAGGCGTGCCAGTTGCTAAGATGTCAGGAAGAGGACTCGGACATACTGGTGGAACTATTGACAAGCTAGAATCTTTTGAAGGCTTCTCAGTTGCCATGTCAATTGAAAAGTTTATGCAAAATGTAAACAAAGCCAAAATTGCTATAGGTGGTCAAACTGCTGATTTAGCACCAGCAGACAAGAAAATATATGCACTTCGTGATGTTACCGGGACTGTTGATAATATGTCTTTAATTGCAGGAAGTATAATGAGTAAAAAAATAGCTTCTGGAGCAGATGCCATAGTACTCGATGTAAAAACAGGTAGTGGTGCATTTATGAAAAATGAGGATGATGCCTTTGAACTTGCAAGAGAGATGGTTGATATAGGAACTAATGTAGGTAGGAATACTATTGGTGTAATAACTGATATGGACCAACCATTAGGTTACGCAGTTGGTAATGCTTTAGAAGTAAAAGAAGCTATAGATACATTAAAAGGTGAAGGTCCAGAAGATCTTACAGAACTTTGTTTAACCTTAGGAGCACATATGCTTGTATTAGGAGGAAAAGCAACGGACGCGCAGCAGGCGAGAAAAGTGCTTGTGGATATTATAAAATCAGGAAAAGGTATCCAGAAATTAAGAGAACTTGTAGTATCACAAGGTGGAAATCCAGCTTACGTAGACGATCCATCTATATTCCCAGTGCCAGCTATTATAGAGCCCATTATATCAATCCATGAAGGCTATGTGAAAGGAATAAAAGCTGACGACATAGGAAAGGCTGCTTTAGTTTTAGGGGCTGGGCGTGAAACTAAAGAAAGCAAAATAGATTTATCAGTGGGAATTGTTCTTCATAAGAAAATCGGAGATTTTGTAAACAAGGGTGAGGCTATTGCAACTGTTTATGCAAGTAGTGTTGAAAAACAAAAATTATCTGTAAAAATGGTATTAGATGCGTATGAAATAGTACAAGAAAAAATAATAGCTAAGTCATTAATCAAAGGTATTGTTACGAAAGACGGTACGACAAGATTTTAA
- a CDS encoding response regulator transcription factor, which translates to MNILIVEDEQDIRELLEIHLSKEGYQIFTAEDGMQALNIFENKDIDIALLDVMIPKIDGFKVLKKIRETSEIPVIFITAREEESDKILGLGLGADDYVLKPFSPIEIIARVKAQLRRYYKYSNKTYKTGIIIGELMLDKESCIIYKNNIEIVLNPKEYRLLGFILENPGKVYTKKQLYEIVWGNTYYGDSNTIMVHISHIREKIEDDPKNPKYLKTIRGIGYKMEKNHD; encoded by the coding sequence ATGAATATTCTAATTGTAGAAGATGAACAGGATATTAGAGAATTGCTAGAGATTCATTTATCAAAAGAAGGATATCAAATATTCACAGCAGAAGATGGTATGCAAGCTTTAAATATATTTGAAAATAAAGATATAGATATTGCACTACTTGATGTTATGATTCCGAAAATTGATGGATTTAAGGTTTTAAAAAAGATTAGGGAAACTAGCGAAATACCGGTGATTTTTATTACTGCAAGAGAAGAAGAGTCGGATAAAATCCTTGGTCTTGGACTAGGGGCTGATGATTATGTATTAAAACCTTTTAGTCCCATTGAAATAATTGCACGAGTTAAGGCTCAGCTACGACGGTATTATAAATATTCTAATAAAACTTATAAAACTGGAATAATAATTGGAGAGTTGATGCTAGACAAGGAAAGTTGTATTATTTATAAAAACAATATAGAGATAGTTTTAAATCCAAAGGAATATAGGCTACTTGGGTTTATTTTAGAGAATCCAGGAAAGGTATACACCAAAAAACAGTTATATGAAATAGTTTGGGGTAATACATATTATGGAGATTCTAATACTATTATGGTGCATATAAGCCATATTAGAGAAAAAATTGAAGACGACCCTAAAAATCCTAAATATTTAAAAACAATAAGAGGTATAGGATATAAAATGGAGAAGAACCATGATTAA
- a CDS encoding HAMP domain-containing sensor histidine kinase, whose protein sequence is MINRNKLKKIATYFKSKKMETQLFKNYILFLVIIIAIFMLAMGALFFYISIDYVDPSTDKATAQYMIKQNYKDINVTNFIKHKGYVEVLDKNLVIVMENGSNHKAGFKYSLDYYNDMITNNLKDGYFYSSKYGENKDFILITAMPDSIFDAYTWGLEHKDQIEEAAKPKNTRHIFLNIFPFIIFIFLISTMVLYSKLTSRIFVKPLKKLLQGVNTIKNGEYSARVEINSLNEIGQLKDAFNLMAEKIQQEKLLKKKAEHNRKRMILDISHDLKNPLTSILGYSEFLLENEDISSEDKNKLLKVINNNSRRANDLIQDLFEFSRVESTEYKLDIGNHDVGEFLRELIAGYVPMMEQKGVQYEFDITEDEVEIPFDRKNLDRAISNIILNSIKYNGPGITISIKLLIDDGTAVIIIEDDGVGISKEFEGDIFEPFVRVDSTRNSKNGGTGLGLAISKAIIEKHGGSIYLGRDIDKGCKFIIKLN, encoded by the coding sequence ATGATTAATAGAAATAAATTAAAAAAGATAGCAACATATTTTAAAAGTAAGAAGATGGAAACTCAATTGTTTAAAAATTACATTTTATTTTTGGTTATTATAATTGCAATATTTATGCTAGCCATGGGTGCTTTATTTTTTTACATTTCTATTGATTATGTTGATCCATCAACGGATAAGGCTACAGCACAGTATATGATAAAACAAAATTATAAGGATATTAATGTAACGAATTTTATAAAACATAAGGGATATGTTGAAGTGCTTGATAAAAACCTAGTTATTGTGATGGAAAATGGAAGTAACCATAAAGCAGGATTTAAGTACTCACTAGATTATTATAATGATATGATTACTAATAATTTAAAAGATGGTTATTTTTATTCTAGTAAATATGGAGAAAATAAAGACTTTATTTTAATAACTGCTATGCCTGACAGTATTTTTGACGCATATACCTGGGGGCTTGAACATAAAGATCAAATAGAAGAAGCCGCTAAACCTAAAAACACAAGACATATTTTTTTAAATATATTCCCCTTTATAATATTTATATTTTTAATATCTACAATGGTACTTTATTCTAAACTCACATCAAGGATTTTTGTTAAACCATTAAAAAAACTATTACAAGGGGTTAATACTATAAAAAATGGAGAATATTCAGCGAGAGTTGAAATTAATTCTTTGAATGAAATAGGTCAACTAAAAGATGCTTTTAATCTAATGGCTGAAAAAATACAGCAAGAAAAGCTACTAAAGAAAAAAGCGGAACATAACAGGAAGAGGATGATTCTTGATATATCTCATGATTTAAAAAATCCATTAACAAGTATATTGGGGTATTCAGAATTCTTATTAGAAAATGAGGATATCTCATCAGAAGATAAAAATAAGTTATTAAAAGTTATTAATAATAATAGTAGACGAGCAAATGACTTAATTCAAGATCTTTTTGAATTTTCTCGTGTTGAAAGTACGGAATATAAATTAGATATAGGAAATCATGATGTAGGCGAGTTTTTAAGAGAACTTATTGCCGGGTATGTACCAATGATGGAGCAAAAAGGTGTTCAATATGAATTTGATATTACCGAAGATGAAGTTGAAATACCGTTTGATAGAAAAAATTTAGATAGAGCTATAAGTAACATTATACTAAATAGTATTAAATACAATGGTCCAGGGATTACTATTAGTATCAAGCTGTTAATAGATGATGGCACGGCTGTAATTATTATTGAAGATGATGGAGTAGGAATATCTAAGGAATTTGAAGGAGATATTTTTGAGCCTTTTGTTAGGGTAGACTCTACAAGAAACTCTAAAAATGGTGGTACAGGACTTGGACTTGCAATATCAAAGGCAATAATTGAAAAGCATGGAGGAAGTATATATTTAGGGCGCGATATAGATAAAGGTTGCAAATTTATAATTAAATTAAATTAA
- a CDS encoding MATE family efflux transporter, with amino-acid sequence MDSSKQLGEENIGKLLMKFSIPAIIGMLVNGLYNVVDRIFIGRGIGKLALSGVTVTFPIAIMIMAFAMLVGIGSAALISIKLGQQKKEEAEHILGNAFTLLIILSIVVTILGLIFLEPLLLKIGASKDILPYAKEYITIILIGGIFQSVGFGLNNIIRSEGNPRAAMVTMLIGGVLNTILDPIFIFVFHMGTRGAAIATILSQAVSMIWVLSYFFGGNSVLKIRYKNLKLDVKVVKSIFAIGMSPFSMQLAASIVSIISNRSLVKYGGDMALGAMGVIMSVVMMVLMPTFGINQGCQPIIGYNYGSKNYGRVKHALRLAIIAATTITTTGFIIIQVFPKQIISLFNKDPELIVIGSHGIRIYLFMLPIIGFQIVSSNYFQAIGKAKISIFLGLSRQVILLIPLLFILPRFFGLDGVWLSGPSSDALASIITAVFIFVEIRHLNKLHDEGMDVIT; translated from the coding sequence TTGGATAGCTCAAAACAATTAGGAGAGGAAAATATAGGTAAATTACTTATGAAGTTTTCAATTCCTGCCATTATAGGGATGCTAGTTAATGGTTTATATAATGTTGTAGATAGAATATTTATAGGAAGAGGAATAGGAAAACTTGCACTATCAGGAGTTACAGTTACATTTCCTATTGCTATTATGATTATGGCGTTTGCAATGCTTGTGGGAATTGGAAGTGCCGCACTTATATCTATTAAACTTGGACAACAAAAAAAAGAAGAGGCAGAACATATCTTAGGAAATGCCTTTACTCTTCTTATTATACTTTCAATTGTAGTAACTATTTTAGGGCTTATATTTTTAGAACCCCTGTTACTTAAAATTGGAGCGAGTAAAGATATATTGCCATATGCTAAGGAATACATAACAATAATACTTATAGGCGGAATATTTCAAAGTGTAGGATTTGGACTGAATAATATAATAAGGTCTGAGGGTAATCCGCGAGCAGCTATGGTTACAATGTTGATTGGGGGAGTATTAAATACAATTTTAGATCCAATTTTCATTTTTGTTTTTCATATGGGAACTAGAGGTGCAGCTATTGCAACTATTCTTTCTCAGGCTGTAAGTATGATATGGGTATTATCCTATTTCTTTGGTGGGAATAGTGTGCTAAAAATACGCTATAAAAATTTAAAATTAGATGTTAAGGTTGTAAAAAGCATTTTTGCTATAGGTATGTCGCCATTTTCAATGCAACTTGCTGCAAGCATAGTGTCTATTATTTCTAATAGAAGTTTAGTTAAATATGGTGGGGACATGGCACTCGGAGCCATGGGAGTTATTATGAGTGTGGTGATGATGGTGTTAATGCCTACTTTTGGAATTAACCAAGGGTGTCAACCAATTATCGGATACAATTATGGATCAAAAAACTATGGACGAGTAAAACATGCCCTAAGATTAGCAATAATCGCAGCTACAACTATTACTACAACTGGATTTATAATTATACAGGTATTTCCAAAACAAATTATAAGTTTGTTTAATAAAGATCCAGAACTAATAGTAATAGGTAGCCATGGCATTAGAATATACCTGTTTATGCTCCCTATAATAGGATTTCAAATAGTTAGTTCGAACTACTTCCAAGCTATAGGTAAAGCTAAAATATCCATATTTTTAGGATTAAGCAGACAAGTAATACTCCTCATACCATTACTATTTATTCTGCCAAGGTTCTTTGGATTAGATGGTGTATGGTTATCGGGACCTAGTTCAGATGCATTAGCTTCAATTATAACAGCCGTGTTTATTTTTGTAGAGATAAGACATTTAAATAAACTACATGATGAAGGCATGGATGTAATTACATAA
- a CDS encoding zinc ribbon domain-containing protein, translating into MPSAPNLDKIKDSISNSLDIISNKSEYFIEISKLKYKIHSEENSMEDLYKDIGKELYAIFKTNNHIDDSLLDYCKTLKKIEARIKNLEKKLNKIDNKK; encoded by the coding sequence ATGCCTTCCGCACCCAATTTGGACAAAATTAAAGATTCAATAAGCAATAGTTTAGATATTATATCAAACAAGTCTGAATATTTTATTGAAATATCAAAACTTAAATATAAAATCCATTCTGAAGAGAACAGTATGGAAGATCTCTACAAAGATATAGGAAAGGAACTGTACGCAATTTTTAAAACTAATAATCACATTGATGACTCCCTTTTAGATTATTGTAAGACATTAAAAAAAATAGAAGCCCGAATAAAAAATCTAGAAAAAAAGCTCAATAAAATTGATAATAAAAAATAA
- a CDS encoding peptidylprolyl isomerase, with product MNPIVTINMENGKVIKAELFPEVAPNTVNNFISLINKGFYNGLTFHRVIPGFMIQGGCPEGTGVGGPDYSIKGEFSSNKFKNDLKHSVGVLSMARSNDSDSAGSQFFVMVANSYHLDGSYAAFGKVTEGMEHALEIAKVERDFRDMPRKVQRIKSMSVDTLGIEYDQPEKM from the coding sequence ATGAATCCAATAGTAACAATTAATATGGAAAATGGAAAAGTAATAAAGGCTGAATTGTTCCCAGAAGTTGCACCTAACACGGTAAATAATTTTATAAGTCTTATAAACAAGGGGTTTTATAACGGACTTACTTTTCATAGGGTAATTCCAGGATTTATGATTCAAGGTGGCTGCCCTGAGGGAACAGGTGTTGGTGGACCAGATTATTCAATAAAAGGTGAGTTTTCTTCTAATAAATTTAAAAATGATTTAAAGCATTCAGTTGGTGTTCTATCAATGGCTAGATCTAATGATTCAGATTCAGCAGGAAGCCAGTTTTTTGTTATGGTAGCTAATTCTTATCATTTAGATGGAAGTTATGCAGCTTTTGGAAAAGTAACTGAGGGTATGGAGCATGCTTTAGAAATAGCTAAGGTAGAAAGAGATTTTAGAGATATGCCACGTAAGGTGCAAAGAATAAAAAGCATGAGCGTTGATACTTTAGGAATTGAGTACGATCAGCCAGAAAAAATGTAA
- a CDS encoding DUF3783 domain-containing protein — translation MELINEKLILAYGLNEDEEEKLNSLLSKQNMLPCKVIEKNMGNVTIKEVLENIESEKNKIELPHEKLLLFNSYKDKELYDLIDSIRQIKSSNTILAAVTPTSINWTVNYLMQHLIEEREAYRKME, via the coding sequence GTGGAGCTTATTAATGAAAAACTTATCCTTGCATATGGACTAAACGAGGATGAAGAAGAAAAACTTAATAGTTTACTATCAAAACAAAATATGTTACCTTGCAAAGTAATTGAGAAAAATATGGGCAATGTAACAATTAAAGAAGTATTAGAGAATATAGAAAGTGAAAAAAATAAAATCGAGCTACCCCACGAAAAATTACTTCTATTTAATAGTTATAAAGATAAGGAACTGTATGATTTAATTGATAGTATAAGGCAAATTAAAAGCAGTAATACAATACTAGCCGCTGTAACACCAACATCTATAAACTGGACGGTTAATTATCTTATGCAACATCTAATTGAAGAAAGAGAAGCCTATAGAAAAATGGAATAA
- a CDS encoding S24 family peptidase produces the protein MSRVGDRIKEVRESKAISQKQLGKKIGVSENFINEVEMGKKIINEKFLEKISKILGEEIEDTSVSFQAAEYVEERKPKLERPSVGKVNEVWNDAFSSVLKDVSIYKYDLAKAIGVKQMPIISNKVEGYAQDKVLFLEIENDDMLGFRICSGDIAFAHLTHEIENNAISLVDYNGERVLRQIKKLDSNKILLISNRVSLRTDTVKHNDIKIIARLDRVEFKV, from the coding sequence ATGAGCAGAGTAGGAGATAGAATTAAAGAGGTAAGAGAATCAAAAGCGATAAGTCAAAAACAATTAGGTAAAAAAATCGGAGTTTCTGAAAATTTTATTAATGAAGTTGAAATGGGAAAAAAGATTATAAATGAGAAATTTTTAGAAAAAATCTCTAAAATCTTAGGGGAAGAAATTGAAGATACATCTGTATCATTTCAAGCCGCTGAGTATGTAGAAGAAAGAAAACCAAAGCTCGAAAGACCTAGCGTGGGAAAAGTAAACGAGGTATGGAATGATGCGTTTAGCTCAGTGTTAAAAGATGTTTCTATTTATAAATATGATTTAGCTAAAGCAATAGGTGTAAAACAAATGCCAATAATATCAAATAAAGTAGAAGGATATGCTCAAGATAAAGTATTGTTTTTAGAAATAGAGAATGACGATATGCTTGGGTTTAGAATTTGTAGTGGGGACATTGCTTTTGCTCATTTGACACATGAAATAGAAAATAATGCTATTTCGCTAGTGGATTACAATGGAGAAAGAGTGTTAAGACAAATAAAAAAATTAGATAGTAATAAAATATTGTTAATAAGCAATAGAGTTTCATTAAGAACTGATACAGTTAAACATAATGATATAAAGATAATTGCAAGGTTAGATAGAGTAGAGTTTAAGGTATAA
- a CDS encoding phosphatase PAP2 family protein produces the protein MEQLQKKVALQEWKDIIKRGLLGLSIPLISMTYPMLNQYRGDTNDLFTFVDKLIPFNKFFILPYISWYIFIAIFATILCIVDKGRYLKLLITLNIGMITCYIIYYFYPTCVPRPMITGTDFFSNLVLSLYMADNPYNCFPSIHVLNSVLVALYIYESEKVCKSIKMICVTAAVFIILSTMFIKQHYFVDVLAGIIFACVLYFSFKNIKFDFNDISEGKSPTSIGGSPIL, from the coding sequence ATGGAACAACTACAAAAGAAGGTAGCGCTACAAGAATGGAAGGATATTATTAAAAGAGGCCTACTGGGACTAAGTATACCATTAATAAGTATGACATATCCAATGTTAAATCAATATAGAGGAGATACTAACGACCTATTTACTTTTGTAGATAAGCTCATCCCCTTTAATAAATTTTTTATATTACCTTATATATCTTGGTATATATTTATAGCAATTTTTGCGACTATCCTATGTATAGTAGATAAAGGAAGGTATCTAAAGCTACTTATAACTTTAAATATAGGTATGATTACATGTTATATAATATATTATTTTTATCCAACCTGTGTTCCAAGGCCCATGATAACAGGAACGGATTTCTTCAGTAATTTGGTTTTAAGCTTATACATGGCTGATAATCCTTATAACTGTTTCCCAAGCATTCATGTTTTAAATTCAGTGTTAGTAGCTTTATATATTTATGAATCGGAAAAGGTTTGTAAATCTATTAAAATGATCTGTGTTACTGCAGCTGTTTTTATAATTCTATCTACTATGTTTATAAAGCAACATTATTTTGTAGATGTGCTTGCAGGCATAATATTCGCTTGTGTATTGTATTTTTCTTTTAAGAATATAAAGTTTGATTTTAATGACATTTCAGAAGGAAAGTCTCCCACTTCTATAGGGGGGAGTCCTATACTGTAA
- a CDS encoding radical SAM protein codes for MINKGTRELDSSYFLKLLKKCNLCPRKCFVNRLGGELGFCRASKDVKIAKASLHHWEEPCISGVNGSGTVFFSNCNLKCVFCQNNKISHEDAGKTVSIYRLSEIFLEQQERGALNINLVTPTHYVPQIIEALKLAKNKGLNIPILYNSSGYENIDTIKMLRGFIDVYLPDLKYCSNKYAIKYSKAPNYFIVASAAITEMVSQVGEVKFDADGIIQKGVIIRHLMLPGLLFDSKKIIDFIYNTFNDSVYISLMNQYTPMQVAINYPEINKKVNPNHYDALIEYCLNLGITKCFIQESESSSSTFVPDFDLSGV; via the coding sequence ATGATTAATAAAGGCACTAGAGAATTAGATAGTTCATATTTTTTAAAATTGTTAAAAAAATGCAATTTATGTCCTAGGAAATGTTTTGTTAATAGATTAGGTGGAGAATTAGGCTTTTGTAGAGCTTCTAAGGATGTAAAAATAGCTAAAGCTTCCCTGCATCACTGGGAAGAGCCCTGTATTTCTGGCGTAAATGGCTCTGGAACTGTATTCTTTTCCAATTGTAATCTGAAATGTGTATTTTGTCAGAATAATAAGATAAGCCATGAAGATGCTGGGAAAACGGTATCTATCTATCGCCTTAGTGAAATTTTTTTGGAGCAGCAGGAAAGAGGGGCCCTTAATATAAATTTAGTTACCCCTACTCACTATGTACCCCAAATAATAGAAGCCTTGAAACTTGCTAAAAATAAAGGCCTTAATATTCCTATTCTCTATAATTCAAGTGGCTATGAAAATATAGATACCATTAAAATGCTTCGAGGGTTTATTGATGTTTATTTACCAGACTTAAAATATTGTAGCAATAAATATGCTATTAAATATTCAAAAGCGCCTAATTATTTTATTGTAGCTTCTGCCGCTATTACTGAAATGGTTTCGCAAGTAGGAGAAGTCAAATTTGATGCTGATGGTATAATTCAAAAGGGAGTAATCATTAGGCACCTTATGCTACCAGGCTTATTATTTGATTCTAAGAAAATAATAGATTTTATATATAACACCTTTAATGATTCAGTATATATCAGCTTAATGAATCAATATACCCCTATGCAAGTCGCAATTAATTATCCTGAAATAAACAAGAAAGTAAACCCTAATCATTATGATGCTCTAATTGAGTACTGCTTAAACCTAGGCATCACCAAGTGCTTTATTCAAGAAAGCGAAAGCTCATCTTCGACTTTCGTACCTGACTTTGATTTAAGCGGAGTATAA